A window of Nicotiana tabacum cultivar K326 chromosome 24, ASM71507v2, whole genome shotgun sequence contains these coding sequences:
- the LOC107801293 gene encoding small ribosomal subunit protein uS9: MNAAPAAVESVQCFGRKKTAVAVTHCKRGRGLIKINGVPIELVQPEILRYKAFEPILLLGRHRFAGVDMRIRVKGGGHTSQIYAIRQSIAKALVAFYQKYVDEQQKKEIKDILVRYDRTLLVADPRRCEPKKFGGRGARARFQKSYR; encoded by the coding sequence ATGAATGCGGCGCCAGCGGCGGTGGAATCAGTGCAATGTTTCGGGCGGAAGAAGACGGCGGTAGCAGTAACACACTGCAAGCGCGGCCGTGGCCTGATTAAGATCAACGGTGTACCAATCGAGCTCGTTCAACCCGAAATCCTCCGGTACAAAGCCTTCGAACCAATCCTCCTCTTAGGTCGCCACCGATTCGCCGGAGTCGACATGCGTATCCGCGTCAAAGGAGGAGGTCACACTTCTCAAATCTACGCTATTCGTCAGTCGATAGCGAAGGCGCTGGTTGCCTTTTACCAGAAGTATGTGGATGAACAGCAGAAGAAGGAGATTAAGGATATTTTGGTTAGGTACGACAGGACTTTGCTTGTTGCTGATCCGAGAAGGTGTGAACCTAAGAAGTTTGGTGGTCGTGGTGCTCGTGCTAGGTTCCAGAAATCTTACCGTTAA
- the LOC107761136 gene encoding small ribosomal subunit protein uS9, with the protein MNAAPAAAESVQCFGRKKTAVAVTHCKRGRGLIKINGVPIELVQPEILRYKAFEPILLLGRHRFAGVDMRIRVKGGGHTSQIYAIRQSIAKALVAFYQKYVDEQQKKEIKDILVRYDRTLLVADPRRCEPKKFGGRGARARFQKSYR; encoded by the coding sequence ATGAATGCGGCGCCAGCGGCGGCGGAATCAGTGCAATGTTTCGGGCGGAAGAAGACGGCGGTAGCAGTAACACACTGCAAGCGCGGTCGTGGCCTGATTAAGATCAATGGTGTACCAATCGAGCTCGTTCAACCCGAAATCCTCCGGTACAAAGCCTTCGAACCAATCCTCCTCTTAGGTCGCCACCGATTCGCCGGAGTCGACATGCGAATCCGCGTCAAAGGAGGAGGTCACACTTCTCAGATCTACGCTATTCGTCAGTCCATAGCGAAGGCGCTGGTTGCCTTTTACCAGAAGTATGTGGATGAACAGCAGAAGAAGGAGATTAAGGATATTTTGGTTAGGTACGACAGGACTTTGCTTGTTGCTGATCCGAGAAGGTGTGAACCTAAGAAGTTTGGTGGTCGTGGTGCTCGTGCTAGGTTCCAGAAATCTTACCGTTAA